In Nymphaea colorata isolate Beijing-Zhang1983 chromosome 5, ASM883128v2, whole genome shotgun sequence, one genomic interval encodes:
- the LOC116254750 gene encoding cathepsin B-like protease 3: MERSLVLFGLVILIATGDQVLAVKPIPSIRDDAMLLQESMVKFINSNPKAGWKAALHPRFSNYTIGQFKHILGVKETPKGALLSVPVRTHVKNANLPKQFDARTAWPHCSSITRILDQGHCGSCWAFGAVECLTDRFCVQLGVNTSLSVNDLVSCCGSMCGDGCEGGWPINAWQYFVQNGVVTEECDPYFDAAGCHHPGCTPIWPTPQCVQKCRAENQVWSSLKHFGVSAYRIQSDPKSIMTEIYRNGPVEAAMVVYEDFAYYKSGVYKHISGQSVGQHAVKLIGWGTTEQGEDYWLVANSWNSEWGDNGFFKIKRGTNECGFEENVVAGTPSTKNLSGSLFGGH; this comes from the exons atggagaggtCCCTGGTCCTGTTTGGTCTCGTGATTTTGATCGCAACCGGAGATCAG GTGCTTGCTGTGAAGCCAATACCGTCAATTCGAGACGATGCCATGCTTCTTCAG GAATCCATGGTAAAATTCATAAACTCAAACCCAAAAGCAGGGTGGAAGGCTGCTTTACATCCCCGCTTCTCGAACTACACT ATTGGTCAATTCAAACACATCTTGGGAGTGAAAGAAACACCCAAGGGTGCATTACTTTCTGTTCCTGTTAGAACTCACGTAAAAAACGCAAATTTGCCGAAGCAATTTGATGCACGAACTGCCTGGCCGCATTGTAGCTCAATCACTCGAATTCTTG ATCAG GGTCATTGTGGTTCATGTTGGGCATTCGGTGCAGTAGAGTGTCTCACAGACCGCTTCTGCGTTCAGCTCGGTGTG AACACCTCACTTTCAGTCAACGATCTTGTTTCCTGCTGCGGGTCTATGTGTGGAGATGGCTGTGAGGGAGGCTGGCCAATCAATGCATGGCAATACTTTGTCCAAAATGGTGTTGTCACGGAAGAG TGTGATCCATACTTTGATGCTGCTGGATGCCATCACCCTGGCTGTACTCCCATATGGCCAACTCCACAATGTGTGCAGAAGTGCAGAGCGGAGAATCAGGTCTGGAGTAGTCTGAAGCACTTTGGTGTGAGTGCTTACAGAATCCAATCAGACCCAAAGAGCATTATGACAGAGATCTACAGAAATGGCCCGGTGGAGGCTGCAATGGTCGTTTATGAG GACTTCGCTTACTATAAATCTGGTGTTTACAAACACATCTCTGGTCAATCCGTCGGCCAACATGCAGTGAAGTTAATCGGATGGGGAACTACAGAACAAGGGGAAGACTATTGG CTTGTTGCAAACTCATGGAATTCAGAATGGGGAGAT AATGGTTTCTTCAAAATCAAGAGGGGAACAAACGAGTGTGGGTTTGAGGAGAATGTGGTTGCAGGAACGCCGTCAACTAAGAACCTAAGTGGAAGCTTGTTTGGAGGACATTGA
- the LOC116254693 gene encoding cathepsin B-like protease 3, translating into MDPLLLQVLAAKQIPSIGDDAMLLQESMVELINSNPKAGWKAALPSRFSNYTIGQFKYMLGMKKIPKDASLSFPVGSHVANSNLPAQFDARTAWPQCSSIGRILDQGHCGSCWAFGAVECLTDRFCIQLDVTISLSVNDILSCCGSSCGDGCKGGWLINAWQYFVQNGVVTEECDPYFDPVGCRHPGCTEVWQTPQCVQKCKSENQVWSDQKHFGVSAFNIQSDPQSIMAEIYTNGPVEAGFAIYQDFPLYESGVYKHVSGKLIGHHAVKLIGWGTTEEGEDYWLAANSWNSGWGDNGFFKIKRGTNECEFEENVVAGMPSPKNLNSALSGGRE; encoded by the exons ATGGATCCGCTACTGTTACAGGTGCTAGCGGCGAAGCAAATACCGTCAATTGGCGACGATGCCATGCTTCTTCAG GAATCAATGGTAGAATTGATAAACTCAAATCCGAAAGCAGGGTGGAAGGCTGCTTTGCCTTCCCGCTTCTCGAATTACACT ATTGGCCAATTCAAATACATGTTGGGAATGAAAAAAATACCCAAAGATGCATCACTTTCCTTTCCTGTTGGATCTCATGTTGCAAACTCAAATTTGCCGGCGCAATTCGATGCACGAACAGCATGGCCGCAGTGTAGCTCAATCGGACGAATTCTTG ACCAG GGTCATTGTGGTTCGTGTTGGGCATTCGGTGCAGTCGAATGTCTCACAGACCGCTTCTGTATTCAGCTTGATGTG ACCATTTCACTGTCAGTTAACGATATTCTTTCTTGCTGTGGGTCTTCGTGTGGAGATGGCTGTAAAGGAGGTTGGCTAATCAATGCTTGGCAATACTTTGTCCAAAATGGTGTTGTCACAGAAGAG TGTGATCCATACTTCGATCCAGTTGGATGCCGTCATCCTGGCTGTACAGAAGTATGGCAAACTCCACAGTGTGTTCAAAAGTGCAAATCGGAGAATCAAGTTTGGAGTGATCAAAAGCACTTTGGTGTGAGTGCTTTCAACATCCAATCAGACCCACAAAGCATTATGGCAGAGATCTATACAAATGGTCCGGTGGAGGCGGGATTCGCTATTTATCAG GACTTCCCTCTCTATGAGTCCGGTGTTTACAAACACGTTTCTGGTAAGCTCATCGGCCACCATGCGGTGAAGTTAATCGGATGGGGAACCacagaagaaggggaagatTACTGG CTTGCTGCAAACTCATGGAACTCAGGATGGGGAGAT AATGGATTCTTCAAAATCAAGAGGGGAACGAATGAGTGTGAGTTCGAGGAGAATGTGGTTGCAGGAATGCCGTCACCAAAGAACCTAAACTCAGCCTTGTCTGGAGGACGTGAATGA
- the LOC116254946 gene encoding uncharacterized protein LOC116254946 has translation MVVVAHYSQKKLISLISEPSFCYPSIFFHCLWCFLFCVLPRTHPFQYKSRLSLQAQTCSFVSTGLIICLEGFSLNMGSLMAGWSSPSVHPNKVRLERNRSNIKEEIENFWKTQREAEEAKSKEENCFRKTEIQQVNNDQITWEESIASSSSAWWTRSSWAYLNEPPKEDIKGRSYQYEAHLYVAKVATKEPLCAI, from the exons ATGGTGGTGGTTGCCCATTATTCGCAGAAGAAACTTATCTCTTTAATCTCTGAGCCTTCCTTCTGTTATCCATCAATCTTTTTTCACTGCCTCTGGTGTTTCCTTTTCTGCGTGCTGCCTAGGACCCATCCCTTCCAGTATAAAAGCAGGTTGAGCCTCCAGGCACAGACATGTTCATTCGTCTCCACTGGCTTAATAATTTGCCTTGAGGGTTTCAGCTTGAATATGGGTTCTCTAATGGCAGGTTGGAGTTCACCATCTGTGCACCCTAATAAAG TTCGGCTTGAAAGAAACAGGTCTAACATCAAGGAAGAAATAGAGAATTTCTGGAAGACGCAAAGAGAAGCAGAGGAAGCCAAAAGCAAAGAG GAAAATTGTTTCCGCAAAACAGAAATACAGCAGGTTAATAATGATCAAATTACTTGGGAGGAGAGTATTGCAAGCAGTAGCAGTGCTTG GTGGACAAGAAGCAGCTGGGCATACCTGAATGAACCTCcaaaagaagacatcaaagGCAGATCATACCAATATGAGGCTCATCTTTATGTTGCAAAAGTGGCAACTAAGGAGCCTTTATGTGCCATTTGA